The following are encoded in a window of Candidatus Margulisiibacteriota bacterium genomic DNA:
- a CDS encoding 4Fe-4S binding protein has translation MSHKIQDSCIACGSCEPECPVQAIASGDPIYTIDPAKCTDCGKCVEACPVNAIIKE, from the coding sequence ATGTCACACAAAATACAGGATTCCTGCATAGCCTGCGGAAGCTGCGAGCCGGAGTGCCCCGTACAGGCGATCGCTTCCGGTGACCCTATTTATACTATAGACCCGGCCAAGTGCACCGACTGCGGAAAGTGCGTTGAGGCCTGCCCGGTGAATGCCATCATAAAAGAATAG
- a CDS encoding FAD/NAD(P)-binding protein gives MDRKELLEKMGSFPYGQMKGKIVETRMEGEQEKLFRIELEGKRELGHMPGQFVMVSVFGFGEAPISVCSSPTDKGYFELTVRAVGSLTRQLHRLEKGDLVGIRGPYGKGFPVDSMSGFDLLIIGGGLGLVPLRSLIRYVTAQRNEFGNVQILLGCKTPKEILFGRETSEWMKRSEIKFSCTVDKPDDEWAGNVGLITTLIPGVDIIPERTYGVVVGPPVMYKFVIVHLLEKKIPDHQILVSLERRMKCGLGKCGHCQIEGTYVCQSGPVFTYEQIKQFKGECLEKA, from the coding sequence ATGGACAGAAAAGAGCTTTTAGAAAAAATGGGCTCCTTTCCCTATGGCCAGATGAAGGGAAAGATCGTTGAAACCCGGATGGAGGGAGAGCAGGAAAAACTTTTCCGCATAGAGTTGGAAGGAAAAAGGGAGCTTGGACATATGCCGGGCCAGTTCGTAATGGTCTCGGTCTTCGGTTTTGGAGAAGCTCCTATTTCTGTTTGCTCATCCCCTACCGACAAAGGTTATTTTGAGCTGACGGTCCGTGCAGTGGGTTCGCTCACCAGGCAGCTTCACAGGCTCGAAAAAGGCGATCTGGTGGGGATACGGGGCCCTTACGGCAAAGGATTCCCCGTGGACAGCATGTCGGGCTTTGATCTTTTGATCATAGGGGGCGGGCTTGGGCTTGTTCCCTTGAGATCCCTTATCAGATATGTCACTGCCCAGAGGAATGAGTTTGGAAATGTGCAGATACTTCTGGGATGCAAAACCCCTAAAGAGATCCTTTTTGGCAGGGAGACCAGCGAGTGGATGAAAAGGTCCGAGATAAAGTTCAGCTGCACCGTGGACAAACCTGACGATGAATGGGCAGGCAATGTAGGGCTGATAACGACCCTGATACCGGGAGTGGATATCATTCCCGAAAGAACTTACGGAGTGGTAGTAGGCCCTCCGGTAATGTATAAATTTGTGATAGTGCATCTTTTGGAGAAAAAGATACCGGACCACCAGATACTGGTCTCTCTTGAGCGCAGGATGAAATGCGGGCTCGGTAAGTGCGGCCACTGCCAGATAGAAGGAACTTATGTGTGCCAGAGCGGACCGGTTTTTACCTATGAGCAGATAAAGCAATTTAAGGGGGAATGCCTTGAAAAAGCCTGA
- the nrdR gene encoding transcriptional regulator NrdR, which produces MKCPACGKDEDKVIESRTIGEGSSVRRRRECLSCRARFTSYERVEERPLYVMKKDGTRQPYDREKLASGILKACEKRPVRMEDVEQIADEVEKYLYSEYGREVSTVNIGGIVMDKLQKLDKVAYVRFASVYRQFESVSDFVKEIKTLS; this is translated from the coding sequence ATGAAATGCCCCGCCTGCGGAAAAGATGAAGATAAAGTAATTGAATCAAGGACCATAGGCGAGGGCTCCTCGGTCAGAAGAAGAAGAGAATGCCTGTCCTGCAGGGCCAGATTCACATCCTACGAAAGAGTGGAAGAAAGGCCTCTTTATGTAATGAAAAAGGATGGGACCCGCCAGCCCTATGACAGAGAAAAGCTGGCCTCCGGGATCTTGAAAGCCTGCGAAAAAAGGCCCGTAAGAATGGAAGATGTGGAACAGATCGCGGACGAGGTCGAGAAGTATCTGTATTCGGAATACGGAAGAGAAGTGTCAACGGTCAACATAGGCGGGATAGTGATGGACAAACTTCAAAAGCTTGACAAAGTGGCTTATGTCAGATTTGCCTCGGTCTACCGCCAGTTCGAAAGCGTCTCGGATTTTGTTAAAGAGATAAAAACACTGTCTTGA
- a CDS encoding cytochrome B has product MKKPERKPKLAFFDFSDCEGCQLQFANIGSTLLELLELVDIVNFREIMSENGQDYDIAFVEGSITTENDIKRIKTIREKAKVVVALGACATIGGINGMKNRKPLEEAKRTVYGDKAGGVNTVKTMPVHEVVSVDYFINGCPVYVPEVISVIKCILLGKPYAVPDHPVCIECKMNENVCRYEKGEDCLGPVTRAGCNSWCINNGNKCYGCRGLLSDPASSAQKDILLKYGLTVEDILNKFTLYNDSTGAKYDNEFK; this is encoded by the coding sequence TTGAAAAAGCCTGAAAGAAAACCGAAACTGGCGTTCTTTGATTTTTCGGACTGCGAGGGCTGCCAGCTGCAGTTCGCCAATATAGGCTCTACCCTTTTGGAGCTTTTGGAACTGGTGGATATCGTTAACTTCAGGGAGATCATGTCGGAGAACGGCCAGGATTATGACATTGCCTTTGTAGAAGGCAGTATTACCACAGAGAACGACATAAAAAGGATAAAAACCATTAGGGAAAAAGCCAAGGTGGTCGTTGCCCTGGGTGCCTGCGCCACTATAGGCGGCATAAACGGGATGAAGAACAGAAAACCGCTTGAAGAAGCAAAAAGAACGGTATACGGGGACAAGGCAGGAGGGGTCAACACTGTAAAGACCATGCCTGTCCACGAGGTGGTGTCTGTTGATTACTTCATTAACGGCTGTCCGGTCTATGTTCCGGAAGTGATCTCCGTTATCAAGTGCATCCTGCTGGGAAAGCCCTATGCTGTTCCCGATCATCCGGTTTGCATTGAGTGTAAAATGAACGAGAATGTCTGCCGCTACGAAAAGGGGGAAGATTGTCTGGGCCCGGTCACCAGGGCGGGCTGCAATTCCTGGTGCATAAACAATGGCAACAAGTGCTACGGCTGCAGGGGGCTCCTGAGCGACCCTGCATCCTCGGCCCAGAAGGACATTTTACTCAAATACGGCCTTACAGTAGAAGACATACTTAATAAGTTCACGCTTTATAATGACTCCACCGGAGCAAAATATGACAACGAGTTCAAATAG
- a CDS encoding vitamin B12-dependent ribonucleotide reductase, whose product MPKEELNLSENSIKVLEKRYLKRDKKGNIVEKPGDLFKRVAENISSAEAKFSSSIEAKRYEEEFFRMMTALEFLPNSPTLMNAGRELQQLSACFVLPIKDSLEDIFETVKETALIHKSGGGTGFSFSSLRPKDDMVMTTKGISSGPVSFMTVFDAATEAVKQGGTRRGANMGILRVDHPDILDFITCKRDNSKINNFNISVAVTDEFMDAVEDGRMYDLINPRTKEKVKQLSAREVFDLITEMAWKNGDPGIVFIDRLNAFNPTPLVGEIEATNPCGEQPLLSYESCNLGSINLSKMVRFHEAGHADIDWDKLRRTIHLATRFLDNVIEMNKYPLKKIEETTKSNRKIGLGVMGFADMLIMLKIPYNTKKAVAIGEKVMKFIQEESKKVSSKLAEERGVFANFKGSIYDIQNGPKYRNATTTTIAPAGTISIIANCSSGVEPLFAISYIRRVMDNTEMVEVNPHFKKVAIERGFYSEELMKKIAEKGGVHDIDEVPDDVKRVFVTAHDISAEWHIRMQAAFQKYVDNAVSKTVNFCQSATVDDVKNSYLFSYKEGCKGITIYRDKSREAQVLNIESAKIKEKKMDGIIPRERPNETIGKTIRVGTGCGNLYITVNEDGAGLCEIFAKMGKSGGCAASQSEAISRLISLCLRCGIEREAIVKQIKGIRCPSPLWVNGGMVLSCPDAIGKTIEKYLHNGNGKHCDASESEPALLVDPVVATAALETEPIAYAGAAMPINDGRDKNPGMCPECPECGNMVEFSEGCIICRACGYSKCW is encoded by the coding sequence ATGCCAAAAGAAGAGCTGAACCTGTCCGAAAATTCGATAAAGGTGCTGGAAAAAAGGTATCTTAAGCGCGATAAAAAGGGCAATATCGTGGAAAAACCGGGAGATCTTTTCAAGAGGGTTGCGGAAAATATTTCTTCCGCGGAGGCAAAGTTCTCCTCCTCCATCGAAGCCAAAAGGTACGAAGAGGAATTCTTCAGGATGATGACCGCCCTTGAGTTTTTACCGAACTCCCCGACGCTCATGAACGCCGGCAGGGAGCTCCAGCAGCTCTCCGCCTGTTTTGTTCTCCCAATAAAGGACTCGCTTGAAGACATCTTTGAAACAGTAAAAGAGACGGCCCTTATACACAAGAGCGGCGGCGGCACAGGCTTTTCTTTTTCCAGCCTCAGGCCAAAAGACGATATGGTGATGACCACAAAGGGGATCTCTTCCGGCCCTGTGTCCTTTATGACCGTTTTTGACGCCGCGACCGAAGCCGTAAAACAGGGAGGGACCCGCAGGGGCGCAAACATGGGTATTTTGAGGGTCGACCATCCCGACATCCTTGATTTTATAACCTGCAAAAGGGACAACAGCAAAATAAACAACTTCAATATCTCAGTCGCCGTAACTGACGAGTTCATGGACGCGGTAGAGGACGGCAGGATGTATGACCTTATCAACCCCAGAACAAAAGAAAAAGTGAAGCAGCTCAGCGCAAGAGAGGTGTTCGACCTTATAACAGAAATGGCCTGGAAGAACGGGGACCCCGGCATAGTCTTTATAGACCGTCTTAACGCTTTCAACCCGACCCCATTGGTCGGAGAGATAGAGGCCACGAATCCTTGCGGGGAGCAGCCCTTGCTTTCTTATGAATCCTGCAATTTGGGCTCCATCAACCTTAGCAAAATGGTGCGCTTTCATGAAGCCGGCCATGCGGATATAGACTGGGACAAGCTGAGAAGGACCATCCATCTTGCGACCCGCTTTCTTGACAATGTGATAGAAATGAACAAATATCCGCTTAAAAAGATCGAAGAAACCACAAAGTCCAACCGAAAGATCGGTCTGGGCGTGATGGGCTTTGCCGACATGCTAATTATGCTCAAGATCCCTTACAACACCAAAAAAGCGGTGGCTATCGGCGAGAAAGTGATGAAGTTCATACAGGAAGAAAGCAAAAAGGTGTCATCAAAACTTGCCGAAGAAAGGGGCGTGTTCGCCAACTTCAAGGGCAGCATTTACGATATACAGAACGGCCCCAAATACAGGAATGCCACCACAACAACAATTGCCCCTGCCGGCACCATAAGCATTATTGCCAACTGTTCTTCGGGAGTAGAGCCCTTGTTCGCTATTTCCTACATAAGAAGGGTCATGGACAACACGGAAATGGTAGAAGTAAATCCGCACTTCAAAAAAGTTGCGATAGAAAGAGGATTTTACAGTGAAGAATTGATGAAAAAGATCGCCGAAAAAGGCGGCGTACACGACATTGACGAGGTGCCTGACGATGTTAAAAGGGTCTTTGTCACCGCCCACGACATTTCTGCGGAATGGCACATCCGCATGCAGGCGGCATTCCAAAAATATGTAGATAACGCCGTGTCCAAAACCGTCAATTTTTGCCAGTCGGCAACAGTGGACGATGTCAAGAACTCCTACCTGTTCTCCTATAAGGAGGGCTGCAAAGGGATCACCATATACCGCGACAAGAGCAGGGAAGCCCAGGTCCTGAACATTGAAAGCGCCAAGATCAAAGAAAAGAAAATGGACGGGATCATTCCCCGCGAGCGGCCCAACGAAACCATAGGAAAAACTATCCGGGTCGGCACCGGCTGCGGAAATCTTTATATAACCGTCAATGAGGACGGGGCCGGGCTCTGCGAGATCTTTGCAAAGATGGGCAAATCCGGCGGCTGTGCGGCCTCCCAGTCCGAAGCTATCAGCCGGCTTATTTCACTTTGCCTCAGGTGCGGGATAGAGCGGGAGGCAATTGTAAAACAGATAAAAGGGATCCGCTGTCCGTCACCCCTATGGGTTAACGGCGGCATGGTTTTGTCCTGCCCTGATGCCATAGGAAAGACGATAGAAAAATACCTTCACAACGGCAACGGCAAGCACTGCGATGCTTCCGAATCCGAGCCCGCCCTTTTGGTAGACCCGGTTGTGGCAACAGCTGCGTTAGAGACTGAGCCAATTGCTTACGCCGGAGCCGCAATGCCGATAAACGACGGCAGGGACAAGAACCCGGGCATGTGTCCCGAGTGCCCCGAATGCGGCAACATGGTCGAATTCAGCGAAGGCTGTATAATCTGCAGGGCCTGCGGCTATTCTAAATGCTGGTAA
- a CDS encoding adenosylcobalamin-dependent ribonucleoside-diphosphate reductase, with protein MKKLSKSAEALLKNRYLLRDKNGKVCETPQQLFQRAAKAAAGAEALYCQALQRKQLERRFAELMCDGLFLPNSPALMNAGTDIGQLMACFVLPVEDSLSSIFDCLRSAALIHQSGGGTGFNFGGLRKKGDIVKRTHGVSSGPVSFMRLFDAAADTVRQGGRRRGANMGILPFDHPDIIEFIEAKKGRASLTNFNLSVLISDKFMASLKKGGSYPVIDPRTKKPCARKDAHELFLKLVENAWESGDPGVLFADRINRDNPLPKLGRIEATNPCGEQPLLPYEACVLGSIAICEFAKGDGVDFKKLGDTVHLAVRFLDDLIDASKYPLPQIEEATKASRKIGLGIMGFADLLIKLGLPYSSQKAVALAEKIMKFVQEEGRSASEELGKIRGSFPAFKESIYRNKFKALRNASVATVAPTGALSIIAGCSSGIEPIFAVAWARQLGGKEEVTEHNTMFEQAAKKGGFWSSDTIKSILLNEGSVSCLEGMSDNIKALFARGLDIPAHWHVSMAAAFQKYTDGGVSKTVNLLPGATKEDVRDIFLLSHKLKCKGITVFRSGCKKEKELCIKPEDTGRVVVESDFSGGSAAGYCCA; from the coding sequence ATGAAGAAACTATCCAAAAGCGCCGAAGCGCTGCTGAAGAACAGATATCTCCTCAGGGATAAGAACGGGAAAGTGTGCGAAACCCCTCAGCAGTTGTTCCAAAGAGCGGCTAAAGCGGCTGCGGGAGCCGAAGCCCTCTACTGCCAGGCCTTACAACGAAAACAGCTCGAGCGCCGCTTTGCCGAACTTATGTGCGACGGGCTGTTCCTGCCCAATTCTCCTGCTCTTATGAATGCCGGCACGGACATTGGACAGCTGATGGCTTGTTTTGTCCTTCCCGTAGAAGATAGCCTCTCCTCGATATTTGACTGCCTAAGGAGCGCCGCGCTGATACACCAGAGCGGGGGAGGCACGGGCTTCAACTTCGGCGGGCTCAGGAAAAAAGGCGATATAGTAAAACGCACTCACGGGGTGTCCTCGGGCCCGGTATCCTTTATGCGGCTTTTTGATGCCGCCGCAGACACCGTTAGGCAGGGCGGCAGGCGCAGAGGCGCTAATATGGGCATTCTTCCATTCGACCATCCGGACATCATTGAATTTATCGAGGCCAAAAAAGGCCGCGCCTCTTTGACCAACTTTAATCTGTCGGTGCTCATAAGCGACAAGTTCATGGCTTCCCTTAAAAAGGGCGGCAGCTATCCGGTAATTGACCCGAGGACAAAAAAGCCCTGCGCAAGAAAGGACGCTCACGAACTGTTCCTTAAGCTGGTAGAAAATGCCTGGGAAAGCGGCGACCCGGGGGTGCTTTTTGCCGACAGGATAAACCGGGACAATCCTCTGCCTAAACTGGGGAGGATAGAAGCCACCAATCCATGCGGCGAACAGCCCCTGCTTCCTTACGAGGCCTGTGTTCTTGGCTCGATAGCTATCTGCGAGTTTGCCAAAGGGGACGGCGTTGATTTCAAAAAACTCGGGGACACCGTTCATCTGGCGGTAAGATTCCTCGATGACCTCATTGATGCCTCAAAATATCCCCTGCCCCAAATAGAAGAAGCGACAAAAGCCTCTAGAAAGATAGGCCTGGGGATAATGGGGTTTGCCGACCTGCTGATAAAACTGGGGCTCCCCTATTCTTCACAGAAAGCGGTCGCTCTTGCCGAAAAGATAATGAAGTTCGTCCAGGAAGAAGGCCGTTCCGCTTCCGAAGAACTAGGAAAGATCAGGGGCTCATTCCCCGCATTCAAGGAAAGCATATACAGGAACAAATTCAAGGCGCTGCGCAACGCTTCTGTCGCCACTGTTGCGCCAACCGGGGCGCTCAGCATCATCGCGGGGTGCTCCAGCGGAATAGAGCCCATCTTTGCCGTGGCCTGGGCAAGGCAATTGGGAGGTAAAGAAGAAGTGACCGAGCATAATACCATGTTCGAACAGGCCGCAAAAAAGGGCGGATTTTGGAGCAGCGACACCATCAAGTCCATACTCTTGAACGAAGGAAGCGTTTCCTGCCTTGAGGGTATGTCTGACAATATCAAAGCTCTCTTCGCAAGGGGTCTCGATATCCCGGCGCACTGGCATGTGAGCATGGCAGCAGCCTTCCAAAAATACACCGACGGCGGAGTGTCAAAGACGGTCAACCTTTTACCTGGCGCGACAAAAGAAGATGTACGGGACATTTTTTTGCTTTCCCACAAATTGAAATGCAAGGGCATTACCGTTTTTAGAAGCGGATGCAAAAAGGAAAAGGAGCTCTGTATTAAGCCGGAAGACACTGGAAGAGTTGTGGTTGAGAGCGACTTTTCCGGAGGATCTGCCGCCGGTTATTGCTGCGCCTGA
- a CDS encoding Ni/Fe hydrogenase subunit alpha, with the protein MTTSSNSAKNVKIDVHYLTRVEGHGSIVVDVKNGALEKCQFQVIESPRFFESMLVGRSIWEAQHITSRICGICACGHTLASVKAGEDVLGIVPSAQTVMLRKLLLNTEILDSHILHIYILVAPDLLGVKSIFPLIKTHKSMIERALRMKKMSDFAGEVLAGRHIHPITYVIGGLTKLPSRENLEKLYSMMLEARGDAEETLKVFKTLEFPEYERPTQYLSLKADKEYALYEGSLAVNGQRKATDKDYRALLSETVLDYSRAKVAHIGGKPYAVGALSRFNNNFAQLNKRGKDTAKELGLKAPCSNPYLNTAAQLVEWVHCLEESIKILKKVLSEGLDESKSIVSSWPKKDQTPSYRPNTGVGCAEVPRGTLFHEYTIDEKGLITAANCVIPTNQNMANLEEDMRKLVPELINGAGVAGRNVLQGVSTEDITLNLEMLARAYDPCISCSTHMLDVKFI; encoded by the coding sequence ATGACAACGAGTTCAAATAGCGCAAAGAACGTTAAGATAGATGTCCACTACCTTACAAGGGTGGAGGGCCATGGCAGCATAGTCGTGGATGTTAAGAACGGCGCTTTGGAAAAATGCCAATTCCAGGTCATAGAATCCCCCAGATTCTTTGAGTCCATGCTTGTAGGGCGCTCTATCTGGGAAGCCCAGCATATTACCAGCAGGATCTGCGGCATATGCGCCTGCGGACACACCTTGGCCTCTGTTAAGGCAGGAGAAGATGTCCTGGGAATAGTCCCTTCAGCCCAGACCGTAATGCTCAGAAAGCTGCTCCTTAACACAGAAATACTGGACAGCCATATCCTTCATATCTACATCCTTGTTGCCCCCGACCTTCTGGGAGTCAAAAGCATTTTCCCTCTTATCAAGACGCACAAGTCCATGATAGAGCGCGCTCTCCGCATGAAAAAAATGAGCGATTTTGCCGGCGAGGTCCTGGCGGGAAGACACATTCACCCCATTACTTATGTGATAGGCGGCCTTACCAAGCTCCCTTCCAGGGAGAATCTTGAGAAGTTGTATTCTATGATGCTGGAAGCCCGCGGCGACGCCGAGGAAACCTTAAAGGTGTTCAAGACCCTTGAGTTCCCCGAATATGAGAGGCCGACACAGTATCTTTCGCTTAAAGCTGATAAGGAATACGCGCTATACGAAGGCTCTCTTGCAGTTAACGGGCAACGCAAGGCCACGGACAAAGACTACAGGGCCCTTTTGAGTGAAACAGTGCTTGATTATTCAAGGGCAAAGGTCGCCCACATAGGAGGCAAACCTTATGCGGTCGGAGCTCTTTCAAGGTTTAACAACAATTTTGCCCAGTTGAATAAAAGGGGCAAGGATACAGCCAAAGAACTCGGATTAAAGGCCCCCTGCAGCAATCCGTATTTGAACACGGCCGCTCAGCTGGTTGAATGGGTGCACTGTCTTGAGGAATCTATCAAGATACTTAAAAAAGTCCTTAGCGAAGGACTTGATGAGTCCAAATCTATCGTAAGCTCTTGGCCAAAGAAGGATCAGACCCCTTCCTACAGGCCCAATACTGGCGTTGGCTGCGCCGAGGTCCCCAGAGGCACCCTGTTCCATGAATACACGATAGATGAAAAAGGGCTGATTACAGCCGCAAATTGCGTGATACCAACCAACCAGAACATGGCTAATCTTGAGGAAGATATGAGAAAATTGGTGCCGGAATTAATTAATGGTGCGGGCGTGGCAGGTAGAAACGTCCTGCAGGGCGTCTCTACAGAAGACATTACATTAAACCTGGAAATGCTTGCCAGAGCATATGACCCCTGCATCTCCTGCTCCACCCACATGCTCGATGTCAAATTCATCTGA
- a CDS encoding glutaredoxin domain-containing protein, which translates to MPIRIYSSPLCPFCQQAKRFFNEKGLDFEEFNVLEDNTAAKRLIEMTGQTGVPVIDIDGKLILGFDRTKIAQALSGDLSL; encoded by the coding sequence GTGCCGATCCGCATATATTCTTCCCCCCTGTGCCCGTTCTGCCAGCAGGCAAAACGGTTCTTTAATGAAAAAGGGCTGGATTTTGAGGAATTCAATGTTCTTGAGGACAACACTGCCGCAAAGCGCCTTATAGAGATGACGGGACAGACAGGGGTCCCGGTCATAGATATAGACGGAAAATTGATCCTGGGCTTTGACAGGACAAAGATAGCGCAGGCGCTGTCCGGCGATCTTTCCTTGTAA
- a CDS encoding alanine racemase — translation MNDQANVMGQPVPLWEKEYELPLHIYSAAQIRRNLKAFKNIFADNYPKGRVCFAAKACTHQETLRIVNEEGCGADVASYNETRCALEAGIPPEMLDLNGNCKEDFLIKDAINRGMNIVADSLEEFENICAIAKTLGKTPRVLLRISGYELDDITADSYFTSGLWTKFGVPLRDIPAFIGRLKNYPQIEFAGFHTHIGSQIAQLEPFLAVLGKMIEMCGLMNSSGIQCKVLNLGGGFPVRYVEKDTWDHIVQRIRKGYLDAEAGDPKHVFVWHDGLAGFTTETNAKIHLEKWTGERFYTPYPKEKMLEAVLKGQVKVNGKTVNAVKALQDIGSPMLTIEPGRAVVEDAGITLAKVSIVRKVAYEHDLVTIELGVTSHCESLLEKPVRKWELADKSFSNDDRPFEAFIGGNLCFSGDMISKYKVFLERKPKRGDVLIIYDTGAYSSSLMSANSNSFPRPARVLVKEDGTKVVMKHRDKFEQIFS, via the coding sequence ATGAACGACCAAGCCAATGTGATGGGGCAGCCGGTTCCTTTATGGGAAAAAGAATATGAACTGCCGCTCCACATATACAGCGCCGCGCAAATAAGAAGAAATCTCAAAGCATTCAAGAATATTTTTGCCGATAACTACCCAAAGGGTCGGGTCTGTTTTGCCGCAAAAGCATGTACACATCAGGAAACCCTGAGAATAGTCAATGAAGAAGGCTGCGGGGCCGATGTGGCCTCCTATAACGAGACAAGGTGCGCGCTTGAGGCCGGGATCCCGCCCGAAATGCTGGACCTTAACGGCAACTGCAAGGAAGACTTTCTTATTAAAGATGCAATAAACAGGGGGATGAACATCGTTGCCGACAGCCTGGAAGAGTTTGAGAACATCTGTGCAATAGCCAAGACTCTAGGCAAAACGCCCAGAGTCTTGCTCAGGATAAGCGGATACGAACTGGACGATATAACAGCGGACAGCTATTTTACTTCCGGTTTGTGGACAAAATTCGGGGTGCCTCTGCGCGATATCCCCGCCTTTATCGGAAGGCTTAAGAACTATCCTCAGATAGAATTTGCGGGGTTCCACACGCATATAGGCTCCCAGATCGCCCAGTTGGAGCCTTTTTTGGCAGTCCTTGGCAAGATGATAGAAATGTGCGGACTTATGAACTCGTCCGGCATACAATGTAAAGTCCTTAATCTTGGCGGTGGTTTCCCTGTAAGATATGTTGAAAAAGACACTTGGGATCATATTGTTCAAAGGATACGGAAGGGATATCTGGATGCGGAAGCAGGCGACCCCAAACATGTTTTTGTCTGGCACGACGGGCTCGCGGGGTTTACCACCGAGACCAACGCAAAAATACATCTTGAAAAATGGACTGGCGAGCGGTTTTATACTCCTTATCCCAAAGAAAAGATGCTGGAAGCCGTGCTTAAAGGGCAGGTCAAGGTAAACGGCAAGACAGTAAATGCGGTCAAAGCCCTGCAGGATATCGGAAGCCCGATGCTGACTATTGAGCCGGGCCGAGCCGTTGTTGAAGATGCGGGGATCACCCTTGCGAAAGTCAGCATTGTGCGAAAAGTCGCATATGAGCACGATCTGGTGACCATAGAATTAGGCGTTACCAGCCACTGCGAATCTTTGCTTGAAAAGCCTGTGCGAAAGTGGGAGCTAGCGGATAAGTCCTTTAGCAATGACGATAGGCCTTTTGAGGCCTTTATCGGAGGCAACCTCTGCTTTTCCGGGGATATGATCTCAAAATATAAGGTCTTTTTGGAAAGAAAGCCTAAAAGAGGGGATGTTCTCATCATTTATGACACGGGTGCCTATTCTTCTTCTCTTATGTCCGCCAACAGCAATTCATTCCCGCGGCCCGCGAGGGTGCTTGTTAAAGAGGACGGGACGAAGGTTGTGATGAAGCATAGGGATAAGTTCGAGCAAATCTTTTCCTGA
- a CDS encoding hydrogenase maturation protease — MSNSSDRTAVIGIGNPLRKDDGIGIAVLDRLRKRDDGRFDYFDLGTSAIDLINRLSGYKRALIIDGINAGLRPGQLKIFGLKEIEAQNIKEDLSSTHQIDLGQLLALSKSLELKTEIIAAGIQVEDVSFGGGLSQRLAEKLESYADDIIKHLDHL; from the coding sequence ATGTCAAATTCATCTGACCGGACCGCCGTAATAGGCATAGGCAACCCGTTGAGAAAAGACGACGGCATCGGGATAGCCGTACTTGATAGGCTGCGCAAGCGCGATGACGGCAGATTCGATTATTTTGACCTGGGGACCTCCGCTATAGACCTTATAAACAGGCTGTCAGGATATAAAAGAGCCCTTATCATTGACGGCATCAATGCTGGCCTGCGCCCGGGACAGTTGAAGATCTTCGGGCTCAAAGAAATAGAAGCGCAAAACATCAAAGAGGACCTGTCTTCTACCCACCAGATAGACCTTGGCCAGCTACTGGCCCTGTCAAAAAGCCTTGAGCTTAAAACGGAGATCATTGCGGCAGGCATACAGGTTGAGGATGTGTCCTTTGGCGGCGGGCTTTCGCAAAGGCTGGCCGAAAAACTTGAAAGCTACGCGGACGATATCATTAAACATCTGGATCATTTATAA
- a CDS encoding cob(I)yrinic acid a,c-diamide adenosyltransferase, with product MILAFIGDGEGKTSAAVGHALRAAGHSKKVAVLQFLKGSDKTGEYKYLSGSNIDIRLVGDKTFVFDRAPKDIHIKKAKEGLAMANQMIASGKYFLIVLDEILDAVAAGLLPMGDIIDLVGARGRVPVPGSRAVPHLILTGRILPPEISTKVDLITRMQKIKHYYDKGEKGIEGLDW from the coding sequence ATGATCCTAGCCTTTATAGGTGACGGCGAAGGAAAGACCTCTGCGGCGGTTGGACATGCGCTCCGCGCCGCGGGGCACAGCAAAAAAGTCGCGGTCCTGCAATTTTTGAAGGGCAGCGACAAAACCGGGGAATATAAATATTTGTCCGGTTCAAATATAGACATCCGCCTGGTCGGCGACAAAACCTTTGTATTTGACAGGGCGCCCAAAGATATTCACATAAAAAAGGCCAAAGAAGGCCTTGCCATGGCAAACCAGATGATCGCCTCCGGAAAATATTTTCTGATAGTGCTGGACGAGATATTAGATGCCGTTGCGGCCGGGTTGTTGCCGATGGGGGATATAATTGATCTGGTTGGGGCACGCGGCCGCGTGCCCGTACCGGGATCGCGCGCCGTCCCCCATTTAATATTGACCGGCCGCATCCTGCCCCCGGAAATATCAACAAAAGTCGACCTCATCACCAGGATGCAGAAAATAAAACATTATTACGACAAGGGGGAAAAAGGGATTGAGGGGTTGGATTGGTAG